From the Corythoichthys intestinalis isolate RoL2023-P3 chromosome 6, ASM3026506v1, whole genome shotgun sequence genome, the window GCCCTCTGACTTCTCCCGGTCACTCTGAGAGTTGCAAATGTCAACGTGCGTTACCACGTTATTAATTGcaaagtgcatttttttgtgCTTGACTTTGTTTGAGGACAGTTCAGTTGTATGTAGTGGGGTTGCATGCTCACCTGCATGAAGTACTCCTCCAGTAGGCAGTCCACCCATGGCTCGGCCACCTCAGTGGGACGCACCTCATTGGAAATGTCGCAGCATTTGATCAAAACCATCTTAAGCTAAAAATTAAATGCGGTACCTTTTACCACTCTGTCATTATATTTACAATTTACCAAGCAGATGAAAGCCTGCTTGTAATGTCAACTGCTGAAATCTTGTACTTACACATGTCACATGCTCCTCGTTGGTGAAGTCGAAGTTGTCCACTTTCTGCTTGAATGAGTCCAGTATCTCACCATGTCTGGCCATATCAGTGGCCAGAATAAGGGTGATTATGGCCTGCAGACAAAGGTCAAAGTTAGTTTATTGTTCAGTTTAGCATTAAAACAGTATAGTAGGCAGGTGTTAGTATGTACTTCTGTCTGTAAAGTTGTTTTGGTTTGACTTTGACTGTACTTTGCTTACAAagtaataatacatttaaaaaatggaatCTGAAAAAGATCAGTATTTTTTCAGACATTTCATAAAGTGTACCTATCTATAGATTTAATATGTGCCATGAAATGGTGACAATTAAGAGTACTACGGAATTTGTATTCGTTTCGTACCATCACGGTGCAGGCATCACAGTTTGGTGCACGCAGTCAGACGCGAATAcatttgagttaaaaaaaatatccactTCATAGTTAGTCTTTCTCCAATCCAGGGGGCGATAGAGGTGTTGTGCCCAAACGAACAACCGACATTATGGCAGAAAGAAGACAAACCAAAATAGACACAGAAGAAGTTATCGTTGATCACGACTAGGAAAGTTATAACAAATATACCGAGTGGGAACTATCAAATGCAGTATTGCTACACTTTTGTATCAATTTCAGTATCAGTGTATCATTTAAGGAAATGTTGACTTGGCTCTAGCCCTAGGCTGAAGTCATTGAAACACTGAGTGAGTACCAGTATTTTGCACTTCAAgagatgctttttcagttttggaacTATTTGCACTTTATATTTTGTTCTatccaaaataaaaatatatcttaTGTGGGAGTGTTTGTAATTGTTTACAGTTAACTGTATGCAATCCAACATTGAAAATAGTAGTGTCTTATTTTTATACAACAGTGTTAGGGCCTCCGCCACTCCCTCCTGAGGCCCGACCCACCTTGGGCAGGTGGACATGTTTTTATCTGATTTTGGTTGGGACGTCTGACGGATAGAGCGACCACAGAGCAATGACAATTAGCCATCTTTAAAAGCGGAAGTGGACGCCACCAACTTGTCGCCcaatcaactcgtctggttccaTCTGTCACTTGCATCTCGCGTTTTGATACATCGTTTTTTGATGACTGGTTTTTGACTACTTTTGCTCTTGCCCCAGGACCTGTCTTATGGGCACCGATTGTCGGACCCTACGTCTGCCTCCTTCCGATCCGCATCATGGACTCTCGGCTCTCCCTTGGCTCTTCCATCACTAACACTCGTTACGTCTTTGCCAATAAATTACTGTTCCTCATAACCGgcttgtctgctttgggataCCCCCCTGCTCACACACCCCTAACAAAGCGTTACCAAGGTTGCCAGCTGGGGCATGCTACCTGACTTTAACTGTCACCTCTGTCGATCCTTACAAAAAAAGGtgtgttgtctatttttgcacataaaCTGGAACATTCTGAGTTCACAATTTAAACAGTGTAAAATtattcacatacagtggggcaaataagtatttagtcaaccactaattgtgcaagttctcccacttgaaaatattagagaggcctgtaattgtcaacatgggtaaacctcaaccatgagagacagaatgtggaaaaaaaaacaaacaaacagaaaaacgcattgtttgatttttaaagaatttgtttgcaaatcatggtggaaaataagtatttggtcaataccaaaagttcatctcaatactttgttatgtaccctttgttggcaataacggtggccaaacgttttctgtatctCTTTACAAGaagattttcacacactgttgctggtattttggccattcctccatgcagatctcctctagagcagtgatgttttggggctgtcgttgggcaacacggactttcaactccctccacagattttctgtggggttgagatctggagactggctaggccactccgggaccttgaaatgcttcttacaaagccactgctttgttgcccttgctgtgtgtttgggatcattgtcatgctgaaagacccagccacgtctcatcttcaatgcccttgctgatggaaggagattttcactcaaaatctctcgatacatggccccattcattctttcctttacacaaatcagtcgtcctggtccctttgcagaaaaacagccccaaagcatgatgtttccacccccatgcttcatagtgaaaatgctgttcttcggatgcaattcagaattctttctcctccaaacatgagaacctatgtttctaccaaaaagttctatttttggtttcatctgaccataacacattctcccagtcctcttctggatcatccaaatgctttctagcgaaccgcagacaggcctggaccgctactttcttcagcagggggacacgtctggcagtgcaggatttgagtccttggcggcgcaatgtgttactgatagtagcctttgttactgtggtcccagctctctgtaggtcattcactaggtccccccgtgtggttcaggcatttttgctcaccgttcttgttatcattttgacgccacggggtgagatcttgcatggagccccagatcgagggagattatcagtagtcttgtatgtcttccattttctaataattgctcccaaagttgatttctttacaccaagtgttttacctattgcagattcagtcttcccagcctggtgcaggtctacaattttctctggtgtcctccaacagctctttggtcttggccatagtggagtttagagtgtgactgactgagtttgtggacaagtgtcttttataacaataatgagttaaagcaggtgccattaatacaggtaatgaatgaagcctcattagacctcgttagatcacgttagaagttagacctctttgacagccagaaatcttgcttatttgtcggtgacaaaatacttattttccactctaatttggaaataaattctttaaaaatcaaacaatgtgattttcagtccccccccccccccccacattttgtctctcatggatgaggtttacccatgttgacaattacaaggctCTCTAATCTttgcaagtaggagaacttgcacaattgggggttgactaaatacttatttgccccactgtatttaaattGTGCTATAATTTGATTTGGTCACAATGAaacggagcccctaaagggacatgacAGAAATAAAATCATTTGAAGAGTCTGGTgcgcagcagatagcatgtggagcactagaaactatctggtgcgcaccagaaacaatctggtaaacattagcattatatagaatttaagctagcggacctttgctatgcaagttagccatatgtttttctgttgtacttatatcctcatttattcattttttcctatatcgtttgaggctaagtaCAGGCGCTAGTTGAATCCAAGATTGAAGTAAAGGTCAACGAAATcctgtattatcatttttagcacGCCGAAACTGCTGATGTCCGATGCGcagctgagcttagcctcaagcggtataaaaataaaaataaatgaggattttacaaaagaacaattttctaaattgcatagcaaaagtccgtgaCCTTTAATGCTATACCGTATAATGCTAGTGTTTACCAGATTATTTCAGGTACGCACTAGAAACAatttggtgtgcaccagatggtttaaatttattatatttctgtcaatgtccctttaggggctccgttCAATGTATTCAGACAGGGTCTTAAATATAATGTACATCAGTGTTCTATGTTACTGTTAACTGTGTATGTAGTCCTGTTACCATTGCTGAtatgtacatatacatatatatatatatatatatgtttggcggaaaacactcaagttaCTTGAAGTTCTGTACTGAGACCCACAATTTGGCCATATTTCAAAGTTGTCTTATATGTACGGTATGTGtttcatcattggaaagcttaaaatctcaattttctgggggaagaaaaattttgaacaggagggcatttaaagaaaaaaaaacccttaaacctTAACTTAAGGTGAGagtatgagagagcataattaaagatccCATGATTTAAACGAGATATTATCTctgacttaccttgtttcgatccaaaaactccatgtagcatgtatcactgagtgtcaagacacagctgtgaatggccactgctggacttttgggggattttatgggtgaaacaaggtaatataacaagggtcgaaatgcagaaatcacagacatcaaggagtggtcgagattttcttttctaacatttacccttttcaacattttttaaaaaatgttttctttgtttggatcgattatttatcagttttttttatttttttttctgtcatgctGATAGGGGATATTGCCATTGAGGGCATTGTTTTTCCTTTACCCTTCTCGGGAAAAATGTCTACTATGTAaccaccttaagcaaaaataggtTGCAGGAAAATAGTGTATTTATTTGCATGATAAATGAGAATTCGGGGTGGGTTTTCTTCATCCCACTCCCATtcaggcatttttttcttgttttgtttggttaGTTTTGTCACTTGTTATGTAACCAGTTGAAAGCAGAAGACCTGTACTTCTAAAAATGAATGTaactgctagaaatgaaaaaaaaaaaaaaaaaacaaaacaaaaaaaaaaagaattaaagaatgttaggacaataaaaacacaaattcacaAGCTTGATGTTTCattctatttatttttgcactatagTAAGACCTGCTTTTCAGTTTTGACCAATAGGAAAAAAGATAACTTTCAAAaactgtgattaattaaaaaaaaaaaaaaaaaaaaaaaaaaaaaaagcttttttggtTTTCCTGTTTGACGGAAACCGTAAGGAACAGTGACCCTCGTACCAATGTACATtttgaaccgtgacttgtgtctcCTGTTACATTCCTTGTgacaatgtcaaaaaaaaaaaaaaaaaagaggcatgAGGGATGCACTGCGATATTGTACTCTACAACCATCGTCTCATTCATTTCTTAAGATGTGAAATGTGTATCAGTAAGTTAAGTGAATGGCTTTCACACGTTTGACACACTTACCTGTCGAATTTGTTTAAATGCCTCAGGATCCACATTTGCGAAGATGTTGCACTCAGGGAGGGAAATGATCTGGAATGCCACGGCACAGTGATGATTCTCCAGTGGCGAGATGTCATTGTAGCGCACTGCCAGCTCTGTACGAGCATTTATTTGGTATCTGATTGAtggataataataattaatatatacagtggggcaaagaagtattcagtcaaccaccaattgtgcaagttctcctacttgaaaagattagagaggcctgtaattgtcaacatgggtaaacctcaaccatgagagacagaatgtgagaagaaaaaaaaaactcacattgtttgagttttaaagaatttatttccaaattagagtggaaaataagtatttggtcacctacaaacaagcaagatttctggctgtcaaagaggtctaacttcttctaacgaggtctaacgaggctccactcgttacctgtattaatggcacctgttttaactcattattggtataaaagacacctgtccacaagctcagtcagtcacactccaaactccactatggccaagaccaaagagctctcgaaggacaccagagacaaaagtgtagacctgcaccttgctgggaagactgaatcgaatctgcaataggtaaaacgtttggtgtaaagaaatcaactgtgggagcaattattagaaaatggaagacatacaagaccattgataatctccctccatctaggctccatgcaagatctcaccctgtggtgtcaaaatgataacaagaacggtgagtaaaaatcccagaaccacacgggggacctagtgaatgacctacagggagctgggaccacagtaacaaaggctactatcagtaacacaatgcgccgccatggactcaaatcctgcacagccaggcgtgtccccctgctgaagaaagaacacgtccaggcctgtctgtggttcgctagagagcatttggatgatccagaagaggactgggagaatgtgttatggtcagatgaaaccaaaatagaactttttggtagaaacaggttctcgtgtttggaggagaaagaataccaaattgcatccgaagaacaccatacccaccctgaagcatgggggtagaaacatcacgctttggggctctttttctgctgtttttctgcagccacggcaacaaaggactagcttcgtaagaagcatttcaaggtcctggagtggcctagccaattagtggttgactaaatacttatttgccccactgtacctatatccatccatccatccatccatccatccatccatccatccatccatccatccatccatccatccatccatccatccatccatccatccatccatccatccatccatccatccatccatccatccatccatccatccatccatccatccatccatccatccatccatttatgATGACTCAGAGCAGCAACAGCGTGTATTATTATGTAGAAGCTCCCCTTGGTGAAATTGTCGCACAGTTTAGTGAGGTCTGAGGTCAATATCATTCTTACGTGTTGTTGTATCCAGGGTGGTCCAGGTCATGACAAACTGCAGCTGTCATTAGAATGCCCATATCAGTGAGAGTCAGCTTCTCCTGTACAACAGCACATTGATAGTTTTACACAATTTGGAGTGCCTCTAAAGGTCCCCACGGTGTCTTACCTGCAGGTTACAGAGATGGATCATGCCGTACATCATCTGACTAACACAGAAACAGTGACGGAAGTTGTGGAAGGGGTTGTTGCGGTAGTTCTCCTGAATGGCCAACTGGAAAATTTGAtagagaaaatattttttcatgtaatatttcatgtaatatttatttcatgtttcatgTTTTTCATTCTCTTAATTTTATGCTTGATTttcgggtaaacctcaactaggaATGTACAAtggttatgaaaaagtatctgaaccttttggaatttctcacatttctgcataaaatcaccatcaaatgtgatctgatctttgtcaaaatcacacagatgtaaaaacagtgtcttcttaaactaaaaccacccaaacgtttatagcaggggtccccaaactacggcccccgggccggatacggcccgcctccacatttggtctggccccctgaacactaccagagagcatttctaatttttaattttttaaattttttttcaatcgtgttatttatttcctggcctttttctatgaagaaatgagagagggttatttggttattatctatttaattaccgTAATAGTGTTATGTGgtcttctgaaaaacaataagtgtttatatttaggcactcctgcaattgtcacactttttctgttacaaactgaccccggcccctcatcagagaagggaaaagttatgtggccctcacaggaaaaagtttggggacccctgatttatagtatttatatattttaaggaggatagcatgcaaacaatgacagaagggggaaaataagtaagtgaaccctctgcctaaggagacctaaAGGGCAATTgaattggcactgttgcttctctcccaaggagtggccgtccaccaaagatgacaccaagagttcagcgcagaatactcagagaagtagaaaagaaccctagagtgtctgctaatgaCTTACATAAATCacgggcacagtccaatatctcaactatatgtaaaactatggtcaagaatggtgttcatgggaggactccacgaaggAAGCAACTGCTGtcgaaaaaaacattgttgctcgtttaatattcgcaaaaaggcactttgacactccacaaaggttttggcaaaatattttgtggactaatgaaaccaaagttgaattgtttgggagtaacacacaacatcatgtgtggaagaaaaatggaacagctcaccaacatcaacacctcatccccaccgtgacggatggtggagggagcatcatgatttggggctgttttgctacctcaggacctggacaacttgcaatcattaatggaagaatgaattcaaaggtttatctggATGTTTTACAGGGAGACCTGAGgtggtctgtcagacagttgaagctaaaaagaggatggatgctgcaacaagacaatgatccaaaacacagaaataaatcaacttcagaatgatttcaggagaacaaaatacacgttctggagtggccaagtcaaagtccacacCTAAACCCCATTGCGATGCTGTGacgtgacctaaagacagcgattcatgccagacataccagaaatctgactgaactacagttttgtagagaagaatgggccaagattggtcctaatcgatgtgccagactgatctaatGCTGCCAAAGGTGGGCAAAATATTAATTGTGATGGttaatttacttatttttcccccttctgtcattgtttgcatactatcctcattaaaatatgaaaccctataaatgtttgggtggttttagttaaagcagacactgttttttcatccgtgttattttgacaagatcagatcacatttgatggtgatccaTCAAACCCCCAAacgttcagacactttttcatattACTGTAACTGGCCTCTATTTTGAGGAAATGTTCCCTATTTTTCAAACTGATGCTTGTCGTATAGTTCGCTGTCACAATAGTTATTTAGTATTGAACTCAAATTAATTGCTTCTCACGAGAAATGAAAGTGGGCTGGAACGGTCCGGTAAGTGTCAGTGTAAAAGATTCGTGGTGAAAAGGGACTGAAAGCATgctttgattttgaaaatatgtcggcaactgtcaaaacccaatgttaaaaaaaaaaaaaaatgccaggctgccacacacATAGAAGAAAACCATCTACTAATGTCAGTTTTACACACACAAGGGGATAACAAGCCCAAAAAAAAGCTTGTATAGCATAATCcgttttccaccgatatttattatttatttcactgaGTTCTGCTCGCAGCAAACAACCCTGTTCTGTACGTTCACTTGGCTGACAGCCTGACATGTGATCGATCGCATGTATAGTTAGCTCTAAATGCAGGTTTTCTGGAACAATGACAACAAGAAAAGAACAAACCAGAGAGATAACAAACAACTTTTTGAATTAATGGTTAAAACTGCGCAATGCAACGAAAAATTGAttagatctttaagagaaagggaAGAGTTGGAGagggttattttattttattttattttattttattttattttattttattttaggtttagaacatcttccatgttatcGTACacatttggacttatttttgttcattcatgtttggctacttatttatttccaagtaatttaaaaaaataaatgtttgcgttatctttaaaatatattcaaaATCTATATGgataatgtcatttgtacttatttttgctaatgtatgttacttaaatctttattatttacagtttatataaaaaaacaatgtctacATTATCTTCCATTTGTATGTACATCTTATGTTCTTAATTATGGTAAAtggaataaatataataaaatataaataaattggaaaataattaaaaattgaggttttgcatttagaattgaggaaatgagggaaaatatccGAATAAATATCTGAAAtaggttttttttaactgttattattataaagtttttttgcacactgctcacaaaaaaaaaaaaaaaaaaaattctggctccgtggcaacctgTATGTCAGAAGAAATTCTTGCCACTTTTACCCCTGCTTGTAACTTCTTTGAGGGAGTTTGCACCCCCTCAAACACTAGTCATTGAAAACTCATTTTGACTTCAGAGTACATGATGCTCTGTGAAAAACACCTGTATTTCTGGCTCCATATTGAGCCTCTATGTGAgacattaggaaaaaaaacaaccagaaTGAGACGCAAACTGTGACTTTGAAGTGCTATTTctcgcaaacatatgtacatgcAGACCTATAAAAGGCATAGCTTTTTAAATTCCTTTGAACCTTTCTGAGCTACAATACCATAGGCTACCATGATATTCACATTATTATTTCTTACCAGCCAGCGCTTTAGTGTGATGGGGTTCATGTTAAATTCTTTCACCAACCCTAAATCATGGTACATGTACTCCAAGCAGCTCAGCATCTGCACCCGCAAAGACATGCAAATTGTTTCACAAGAAATCATACAATGGCACACTACTACCATATTAAAATTTCTAAACCATCTAGATTAAGGTGGTTCACATATTTTGCTCTACCTCATTGTGCTCCCAGTGCCAGACATCAAATGTTGGCTTCTTTAGTGCCTCAACAGTCTCCTGAGACAGTGTATACTGTAGAGGACAAATGGAAAAGAATAATTCAAAATATTAGACTTTTTCTACgcttatttacagtatatacaccaCAAAACCACCTTTGGGTAGTTGGGGACATCTCGTCTCGGGGTGACCTTCTTCCCGTCGTCGAAATTGTATTTGCATGGGCAGTTTATCCTGAAACAAGAAGGAATGTGCAAGCAGGACATATTGGATTTTGTATAAAGTATATAAGCAATAGAGATACAGGAAGACTGAAGGcatcactatcagttgatgggacACAGGCatcggggccgatccgtaggtggcctattttcaaaaacttaaaattcaaatactttcaaaatcaAAGCCACTagagacctaaaaccaaaacaggcacctctcttaggcatatatgagtgtcCATTTGcggcgacataaaaaaaattctaagttgttccctaataaaatcccaattaattaatttttatacaagtatgacaaaacttaaaatgcctATAAAATTCTCATACGCGagagcacaaaaatcaccagatggagagataatcacctatattttcaggatcaataataatatttaacatataagtttttgctcaaaatagcaaattaattttttttatttgaaagtgcAAGTTactaacagctaataaatcagtcaattttcacatcagaaacttaatacttgaggaaagaatACAGAATCATTAATTTTAATCAACAAAGGCAAAATAGGCATTTTTCTAAATACAATCACACCTTATTTAAGTTGAATTCTGATGTTACAATTGCCTCAGCACGGAGGCACATCTTGCCGGCTAGCTGGctctcgtcgtttttagattgaaatgttacatgaaataaaacatctgaaaggcatttttttttttgtatggacacagaaatgtctgAAGTACTACTTCTTTGCCAAAaagaaaaacgggcagttggtcaaaaattacctgatcatttgaatgtaaagttacgctactgtgtatggatacaacatggtgACCAtctcaaaacaaagagctttttaagttgaaaattcttgtaaataaatgcgtacatcctggaatttctatagatgtgATCATAGAACAGTGTAGAtgtttgattaaaagcaaaacacaggGAGTTATAATTCATTTAACAtaaatatttcgagctaaagttacgctaattttcaccatgcatttttttacacgttataaagtgcatgcatggtgctattttatataataattaccttgaatcctcgaccaaatcactcttgagaccctcctgcctgcttgtatgctctaaaactttcatcctgtttccacctaaatccggcgtttgaacgcagtgtgtgtttgagtttatcacagtgaaagccaaacgCTCTGCCTGGGTTGGCCCccaacgggaaggcgtggcgaaATATTTGTGGGAGCTGCCTTGTcgactgatggtgaagtctatgatgaAGGAGTCGCAGTAAACATTATTGAAATTctctttgttttttctgtttactgAGAGTGACAATGACAATCTTTTTAGGATCAGGGTTCAGGGCAAAAGAGATTATTCACTTAgtcattattttgttgttgttgaggacACTAACAAAAATGGCTACTCATCTTTTATTCATGGTTGTATtggaatgaaatttggtaggtacaATATATTTAAGGGATCTATACGCATTGATCATCTGAgcccaaatttttcatttttgtctcaagactgattaattaattaatcacgtaaCAAGACATATGAttacgattaccggtttcaaggtataccgtggtgtgaaaacgtcacggtttcagaaCCGCAATTTATTtttcgtcataccgtccctacggtattagctattatttatgtcccaaaaatgctggGGGGCTCAACCcttccccaccggttgttgctcagtgcgttagctgtgctacacgatggctggagggggtgtaactcctgaactttttcccccattgaagaaaaccaAATAGcttgtatgggaatacttcggctacagaaaagttacagatgcccgggggcttagaggaggagaacCACCCGTCATGTATAACATGTTTGCGGAAAGGTGGCTGCCGATGGAGGCAAtagctccaatatgatttcgcatttatactagggctgccaaacgattaaaatttttaatcgagttaattacagcttaaaaattaattaatcataattattaatcgtaattaatcgcaattcaaaccatctataaaatatgcaatatttttctgtaaattattgttggaatggaaagataaaacacaagatggatatatacattcaacatacggtatataagtactgtatttgtttattataacaataaatcaacaagatggcattaacataattaacattctgttaaagcaatccatggatagaaagacttgtagttcttaaaagataaatgttagtacaagttatagaaattttatattaaaacccctcttaatgttttcgttttaattaaatttgtaaaattttcaatcaaaaattaaactagtagcccgccattgttgatctcaataattacacaatgctcatgggtgcttaagcccataaaatcagtcgcacccaagcgccagcagagggcgacaaaactccaaaaaacacaagtaacaattggagattgcactgtgctgtcattttaatctgtttgagccgggcatgtgcgttaattgtgtcaaatattttaacgtgattaatttaaaaaattaattaccgcacgttaacgtgataattttgacagcccaaatttatacaaaattaaaggttagttaaCAGTGTCGTGAACGTTTCTCACCcgttacgagagttaactctagCGTTTTTactggtaaaacatgtttttattttctctaTGGCAACTGTCGAGAAACataatacgagtcatacacacatgatttttatagaaaataattcaatcatttttgttgtgatggtaataatgttgagctgtggctgtgggtttacgcttacctgaaggactgcatttattttatttagaatatttcagttatctt encodes:
- the pde9ac gene encoding high affinity cGMP-specific 3',5'-cyclic phosphodiesterase 9A isoform X2 produces the protein MGSSSSSYAPKAIYLDVDGKVQKVVFSRHCSPCDIKELLCTSSNIPRNTAIMIVDPEGALVSIDPTMPTNSPNSLYKVVPLSTGQLGEKEDMFQNVLSQVAEQFSRAFRINELKTEVTNRLAMLEKRVELEGLKVVEIEKCKNDLKKLRDEMTSRSGGRINCPCKYNFDDGKKVTPRRDVPNYPKYTLSQETVEALKKPTFDVWHWEHNEMLSCLEYMYHDLGLVKEFNMNPITLKRWLLAIQENYRNNPFHNFRHCFCVSQMMYGMIHLCNLQEKLTLTDMGILMTAAVCHDLDHPGYNNTYQINARTELAVRYNDISPLENHHCAVAFQIISLPECNIFANVDPEAFKQIRQAIITLILATDMARHGEILDSFKQKVDNFDFTNEEHVTCLKMVLIKCCDISNEVRPTEVAEPWVDCLLEEYFMQSDREKSEGLPVAPFMDRDKVTKPTAQIGFIKFVLIPMFETVMKLFPQIEEIMVQPLRDSRDHYEELKQIDDAMTEAQKKKTENMSLGGKKK
- the pde9ac gene encoding high affinity cGMP-specific 3',5'-cyclic phosphodiesterase 9A isoform X1, encoding MGSSSSSYAPKAIYLDVDGKVQKVVFSRHCSPCDIKELLCTSSNIPRNTAIMIVDPEGALVSIDPTMPTNSPNSLYKVVPLSTGQLGEKEDMFQNVLSQVAEQFSRAFRINELKTEVTNRLAMLEKRVELEGLKVVEIEKCKNDLKKLRDEMTSRSGGRINCPCKYNFDDGKKVTPRRDVPNYPKYTLSQETVEALKKPTFDVWHWEHNEMLSCLEYMYHDLGLVKEFNMNPITLKRWLLAIQENYRNNPFHNFRHCFCVSQMMYGMIHLCNLQEKLTLTDMGILMTAAVCHDLDHPGYNNTYQINARTELAVRYNDISPLENHHCAVAFQIISLPECNIFANVDPEAFKQIRQAIITLILATDMARHGEILDSFKQKVDNFDFTNEEHVTCLKMVLIKCCDISNEVRPTEVAEPWVDCLLEEYFMQSDREKSEGLPVAPFMDRDKVTKPTAQIGFIKFVLIPMFETVMKLFPQIEEIMVQPLRDSRDHYEELKQIDDAMTEGSSFVFKFSKDYKKSESG